The sequence GGTTTAATAATTTTGTGTAGCTAAATGTCTAGAATGGAAAAAGGTAAAATGGGTTGAACATATTGCTCAAAGTCACACCAAGTGTATCCCCTAATGCTCACATCCTCCTATCTCATTTTATCTAAAACCTGGATATAGTTATAGTACTAACCTAGTCTTGTAATCATATTTACTGCAAATTAattgtttcaaaattttgaacAAAAAAGATGTTTGTGGCAATTTACAGCCAACCATTGCTAAAAATAACTCATTTCCACCTGAACCCATTATAAACTAACACCCACCCAGCCAATCGTGACACCTGTAATGAGAAATTGAAAAGTAACACACTTGACCACAAAagtcaacgtgcttgccatttatAAGCATAATTATAGGCAACTCACATATTTTCTAGCAACTTCCTTGAGAAACGTCTTTGGAGAATCCACATATTTAGCACAATCATTCTTTACAATTGCAACAAGCTCGTCTCGGCCAGCACTTTCAAGATTTCTTATCATGATCGTTAAGGTCAACTCGTCTGGAGTGCAACCTGATGCTTTCATCAACTCATATGTTTCCATTGCCTTGTCTATCATATCCACTTTGAGGTATGCTCCAATTAGTTCAGTATAGGTTCGGGTGTCAGGTTTTAGGCCTTCTTCCATTAGCTCAGAGAAAAGTCTTTCGACTTTATCTATTGCTTTCTTCTTCCCAAACATTAACATTAAATCACCATACAATGAGTGATCTGGTTCATACCATGCTTCCTTCCTCATAAATTCAAACACCTGAATATTGATTGCATATCAGATAAGATGCAACCTAAATATTGTATATATTAATATCTacatgtgtgtgtatatatttgTAGTGCATGTATTAAACTATGTGAAAAGTCATAATGCGTATAATTATACAAAAATAAACCAAATCCAGTTAAACACCGATGTAGTGAATGTATCTAAACTATGATTGCCCTATAATTTCAACAATTGAACAAAGCAACCGAGAATTCATCGAATTTGAAGTAATTTCAACAATTAATTACACAAGCACATAGAATTTAATTTGAAAAATCGAATGCGTTAAACAGGCGCCGTACCTTGAGAGCAAGGTCCAAGTGTTGTTGCCTCTGCAGTTCAGCAAAAGCATCCAATAAATCATCTTTTAAGAGACGATTAAGCTTTGAATTGAATACCTGATCTAATTTAGATTGATTTTTGGCAGCTAATTTGAGTGATTGAACAGCTTGTATTGCTTCTGTTGACAAAACACCGTCACTACGCCTTCTTGTTCGTAACGGTTTTCGTAATCCACaagtgattattgttgttgttttatATCTCAAATGGAAATGGATTTTATTGATTTCAAAGGGGTCTGAAGAAGTAATTTGTAGAAATTGATTTCTCATCGGAGATGAATAAATGTTCATCGCCATCTATTTAGGGTTTAGTAGGGTTTTATGAGAACGAGAACAGCTGATTTAAAGTTAAACTGGTGTTACACACTTGCACATGTTGCTTTTCAAATGGAAGATTGTTAACATGCAATAAAATATGAATGGTTAAAACTTaaaagtgtattttttttttttttggcaaaaaattaGAACTTTATAAAAAACTTGAGGAATTCATCAAAAAATGAAGGCTCGAAACATACACAACACAAAGGCATCACGGCCCAAACCAACAGAAAGCAAAAAGGAAAAAACAAACAAACAACACAAAAGCCACCGAGATACGACctataaaatgaaaaaagagatacTAACAACTAACTATAGCTAACAAATTCCAAGTCGAAACAACCAAAAAGAAAAAGGCAAGAAGATCACATTCCGTCGACGTAAAACTTTCTCAAAAAGTGTAAATTTGATTAATCTTTTAACGTTAAATTTAATTgaatttaaggattttttttaacaAGTCGTGAACGTGCTTAAATGTATTGTAAATTTCAGTAACCGCCACATCAAAAGTGAAACTTAACCATCATGTACAACACATTAAAGCCTACTAATGACAACGCTAAAGGCTGTCGTTAGAAAATTAGATATAAATACACCGTGTCATAGTCACATGATCAATTATGTACAAAGGGCATTAGCAGAATGTCGTAAGAACTATTGTAACTATCTTCGATCATATTCAAGGAGTAGTTGTGAAAGCCAACGACTAGTGATATTGCTCAAGTGAGTTGGGTCTTTGAAGTGTGTAAGATGTACTGTCATGTACATGTTGTGACTTGCgagtatttttctttctttttctacaAAAACTTGTATTTTCTTTTCTAAATATGTACTCTTATAATTAACTAGTAAAATGGGCCAGCGCGTTGCCGTGGGGCGTTTTGGGTGCgcattcatagttaacggagcgtattatatgtgtgtatatgtattgaatatagtccgaggtattgagcgttttttttagaagtgtccgtttcgggtatagttagtcccgttgtgttcgtatgatttttttgagttgaacggtgggttgAAAAAAAAAATACGCGAGTCGAGcggaaagatatgtcccgttgaaaatatAGTTGAAGTGTGTTTaagattttaattaaaataataagtttaCATTTTGCACTCCTGATTTAGGGGTTGAACTTGAAAATTGGTCAAAGTTGGAGAGGGTGTTTGGTTTTTTTTCTTGATTGTCATTTTGACCAATTTTGGCCGGGATTTGGTCCAAAACGACCAAAAGTCTCGTGGCCATTAGTATATAATAATGGTTATCTCGTTGAAAATATAGGTGAAGTGTGtttaagatttttaattaaaataataagtttaCATTTTGCACCCCTGATTTGGGGGTTGAACTTGAAAATTGGTCAAAGTTGGAGggggtgtttggttttttttttcttGATTGTCGTTTTGACCAATTTTGGCCGGGGTTTTGTCCAAAACGACCAAAAGTCTCGTGGCCattagtatatagtatatagtatataatatataatataatatataagacgtaatatataatatataatatataatatataatatataatataatatataatatacaatataatataatactccctccgtcccactacaagtgtccacttactttttgcacacagttttagaaaattccactaacttcattctccaccaattagaaatcttctctctccagaataacctcttctgattGGTTGAAATATCaagtgaacacttgaaatgggacatccAAAAATGGAAAGGTAgacacttaagatgggacggaggtagtataatataatataatatataatatataatatataatatataatggttAATTAATGGTATTCTACATTTTCTTATTTTTTTAACATAAAACCTTTATCCATTACATTTGAACGAGCTTTCTGAATTTccattgttgttttttttttttttaaatatattacacCTTTAAATAACACAAAAAGTAGAGATTgctctattgagtcgacaacaatcgttgaattattggcgacttgactgactcttagagcctaaattaaattctaggaaggatttaaaacccatggaaatttgattctaccattttcatggcgtctattattatttttattttatttaaaaaaaaaactttcccctacttaaaggccggaggtcctctcggaagcaatctctttatccgtcgaataaagagagggatgactttctctacttttgagagtgtgtcactcggggtggagaaatgacttgtctttattctcggataggggaaggattgtctacatctcacctcccccatacaccaatcTTGTGGTATTGGTTTTTGTTATTGTTGTAATATATCATCTCAATGTAATGAGAACAACTTCTTATAGTAAAGATTTCACCTTTTTAGCAAATATATTGAAACTTAGACCACTGCCTGTATCTAGCCATGCAAACTCGCCGAGGTGACATGGCAATCGCCGTCTGCTCGCCATGATAAGCACCGAATTCTCTCTTAGGTTCACCATGGATTTGACGAAGATCTCTTAGAAAAATGGAACCCACATGCTTTATATTGTTTATACTTTATGTGATACTATTTGTACATTGTATGTTAGAAGAGTACAATGCTCTTGTAACCAAAATATTTCTACAATTTTTACCATTTGCTTTAACAAAATAGTCCACATAAAAAACATCTTTCCAAATTCCAACTGTAAAATTAAAATAACTAACTACTCCCATCTTTTTTTTTCCCATACCTATACCTGTAACAAACACCATTACCATTATACAGATTGTTCAAACCATCTAAAGCTCAAGCTTCCCCACTCCTTGATGTCAACAAAATCAACTCCTTTAAGCTCTTCAGACAGGAAGAAGCAATGACACGAGAACAACAATTTATTGAAAAGCAGACAAAAAAAACAGGTGTACCCACTTTACCTCAAACGGGTCACAGCTCGCTCACACCAACAGTAGGACGTCAAGAACTCCCGATTAGGAAACAATTGCTACTGCCTGAGCTTCCCATACCAAAAGTAGCATCACGAACAAGAAACTTCACAATGCGGGTCCCAGAAGATTCCAAAATTTCAACACACTCCCTCCAATCAGATTCGCAAACCAACAATACCCATTCCTCTTCATCGTCCTTGTACTTGAGCTGGAACGTCCCTGTTTGTATTTTAAACCTTTTTGCAACTTCTTCATAAAGATGAAACCAACCAGATGAAGGCTCAAACTTAAACCTAACTGTATCTTCTTTGTATGTAGCTTTTACAGTTAGTTTCGATCCTTCATCCCCATTAAACCTTTCTGTTTTCGAGTTTTTCAGACCACTGAAGCTTGGAGAGCTCGTTGAACTTCCATTCATCGTTGACCCATTTGATGAATCTGTCATGCTGGAAGAAGTTGACTGGTTATGATCATTATCATAACCATCGATGACATCATTGTCATTCATTGATGTGTCCATGTCATCACCAGCACCCAAGGAACTCGAGCTATGCGACGAATAAAGGCGGTTTGACTTTTCTACTTTCAGTTGACCATCAACTGGACTCCATTTATCAATACAATATCCACCCATAGAAGTTGTAATTGGAATCGGGAGGCTATTAGATGATCTTAATTCGTCCACTCCAACATTACATTCATCCTCTAATTTTAGACTTTCGGTATTAAAGCATGATGATGGTTGAGGATGTTGTGATGCAACTTCGGTGCTATTATTTGAAAGCATTGAACTTTTTTGTGCATCAAGATCTTGGGTGACGGTGTTTGCAGCTACAAGTCCACCTGTCGCGGGGTCGAATTTTAAACCTCCTTCCACGCCTTGTACAGAGTCGAGAACCGTCTGTATCTTCTTTAGAGAACGATTTACCTTGTTAATCTTGCGTGATGGCCATCTCGAAATACCATGTTGTCTGCATATCCTTTTTAGTGTAGTAGGACAAACTACAAAAGAAAATTGTATTTTTAACGAAAATATATCATCTATGTATACAGTAACATACAAAATATAATTGAATCTACTACTTGCTATGGTTCCTAATGTAGCTATAATCTTGTAGAGATTCTTATAAAGGCAAAATAATACCTCCAATGGCTTTTGCAGCATCTTTAAGGCTCCCAGAAAAGTATTGTTGTAGTACACTTAAGCTAACATTCTTCTCTGCAGAACTTCGCTTTTTCTCGGATTGTCTCTTTGATCCACCAACCAGCTGCGCAGGAGAACAGGGCATGTTAATAATCCTTGCAAGAGACTCAAGACCAGGAGGTTAAACATCTAAACAGATCAGGGTAATGTCGATTTTGACCAACAGTGAAACCACATGCACTTCTACCCAAAGTCAAAAAGGTAATATATAATTGTTTcattttgtcaaaaataagccATCTCCATCAGGGCAGGTTCATACATATATTTACATTAATTCATGAAGAACTTAGGTACCTCAGTGTTTCAATTAGAAGCCACCAACATAGAGGTGGCAATTCAGCCATTCGTGGACATATGGATCGATCCAAGTTATGTTTACTTATCTACTCtctaatgggtcaaatgggttaagCTAAAAAACGTAAGTGGAAAAATGGATTCGAGAGGTTGAAACTCGTTGGCAATCTATTATAATGTATTGTAAAACACTTTATTACACTATCATTGTATCAATAACCAAATTAACCTGGCCCGTAGTGTCTCATTCCTGCCCCTATTCATAAGTTAAAGACAACCCACTTTTTCCGATGAA comes from Rutidosis leptorrhynchoides isolate AG116_Rl617_1_P2 chromosome 4, CSIRO_AGI_Rlap_v1, whole genome shotgun sequence and encodes:
- the LOC139839738 gene encoding pentatricopeptide repeat-containing protein At4g39620, chloroplastic-like isoform X1, with translation MAMNIYSSPMRNQFLQITSSDPFEINKIHFHLRYKTTTIITCGLRKPLRTRRRSDGVLSTEAIQAVQSLKLAAKNQSKLDQVFNSKLNRLLKDDLLDAFAELQRQQHLDLALKVFEFMRKEAWYEPDHSLYGDLMLMFGKKKAIDKVERLFSELMEEGLKPDTRTYTELIGAYLKVDMIDKAMETYELMKASGCTPDELTLTIMIRNLESAGRDELVAIVKNDCAKYVDSPKTFLKEVARKYPKRLRLNLV
- the LOC139839738 gene encoding uncharacterized protein isoform X2 — translated: MAMNIYSSPMRNQFLQITSSDPFEINKIHFHLRYKTTTIITCGLRKPLRTRRRSDGVLSTEAIQAVQSLKLAAKNQSKLDQRQQHLDLALKVFEFMRKEAWYEPDHSLYGDLMLMFGKKKAIDKVERLFSELMEEGLKPDTRTYTELIGAYLKVDMIDKAMETYELMKASGCTPDELTLTIMIRNLESAGRDELVAIVKNDCAKYVDSPKTFLKEVARKYPKRLRLNLV